The genomic window GCCGCCAGCTTCTCGAAATAAAGCTGCTGGAAGGTGGAAAAATAGAACTGGCGGGCGATGGTCGCCGCCCAGTCCCCGTTCGGCTGCTCCACCAGCAGGAAGTTGCGGTAGTCGAGCACATCGCGGAGATAAGCGAGAGCGTCCTCGTCCCGGCCCCGTCCTCCCGCTATCTGGCCCTCGATCTCCCCCGCATAGGTGAGGAACAGGCGGCTCTGGCCGATCAGGTCCAGCCCGAGATTGCTCATCGCCACGTCCAGCTCCATTTCCGGCGCGTGGCCACACCATTCGGACAGGCGGTGGCCCAGCACCAGCGACGTATCGCCGAGGCGCAGGGCGTATTCGAACAGGTCGTCTTTACCAATAGCCGTCATCAACACGCCCTCAGATGTACTTCACGTTGGCGGGGATGTCGTAGAAGGTCGGGTGGCGGTAGACCTTGTCCCTGGCGGGCTCGAACAGCGCATCGGCCTCGCCGGGGTCGGACGCCACGATCTGCGCCGAGGGCACCACCCACAGGCTCACCCCTTCCTGACGGCGGGTGTAGAGGTCGCGGGCGTTCTCAAGCGCCATCTGGGCATCCGCCGCGTGAACCGAGCCCGCGTGCTTGTGCGACAGGCCGTTCTTCGAGCGGATGAAGACTTCCCACAGCGGCCATTCCTTGTTCATCGTCGGTATCCCTCAAATCTTACGCGGCGTCCGCCTGGCGGCGGGCCTCAACCTTGGCGGCGTGGGCGCTGGCGGCCTCGCGCACCCATGCGCCCTCGTCCCACGCCTTGCGGCGGGCGGCGATGCGCTCCTTCGCCACCGGGCCTTCGCCCCGCACCACGGCGTAAAACTCCTCCCAGTCGATGGGACCGAAGTCGTAGCCTTGCTTGTCCTCGTTCCACCTGAGGTCCGGGTCGGGCACGGTGAGGCCGATGGCCTCCGCCTGCGGCACGGTGATGTCCACGAACTTCTGGCGCAGCTCGTCGTTGGAGTTGCGCTTGATGCGCCACGCCATGGACTGGGCCGAGTTGGGCGAATTGTCGTCCGGCGGGCCGAACATCATCAGCGACGGCCACCACCAGCGATTGAGGGCATCCTGCGCCATGCGCTTCTGCGCCTCGGTGCCCTTCATCAGCGCGCACATGATCTCGTAGCCCTGACGCTGGTGGAAGCTTTCTTCCTTGCAGATGCGGACCATGGCGCGGGCATAGGGGCCGTAGGAGCAGCGCTGGAGCGGGATCTGGTTCATAATCGCCGCGCCGTCCACCAGCCAGCCGATCGCGCCGATGTCGGCCCACGTCAGCGTCGGGTAGTTGAAGATGGTGGAATATTTCGCCTTGCCCGAGAGCAGGGCTTCCACCAGTTCGTTGCGGGAGACGCCGAGCGTTTCCGTGGCGCTGTAGAGGTAAAGGCCGTGGCCCGCCTCGTCCTGCACCTTGGCGAGCAGGATCAGCTTGCGGCGCAAGCTTGGCGCGCGGGTGATCCAGTTGCCCTCCGGCAGCATGCCGACGATCTCCGAGTGGGCGTGCTGGGACATCTGGCGGATCAGCGTCTTGCGGTAGCCTTCCGGCATCCAGTCCTTCGGCTCGATGAACTCATCGGCCGCCACCCGCGCCTCGAACGCGGCCAGACGCTCCATATCCTCCGGGCGGGCGGTGGTTTGCGCCGGTTTAGCGCTCTTGTCGAGTTCGGTCGTGTACACGGGGCCGGTCTCCTGATCTTCCAGTTCCCTGTCAGAATATAAAAAGCCGAACGGTCGGTCAATTAATTAAGCGCACCGCGTCCGGCAAGACGCTTTGCGGAGGCAAACAGGGCAAGAAGCAGGAGGGACTTGTCCCTCCTGCACCTCCCATTTTTTCGATCGGGGCGTGCGTGTGATGAAGGGCGCGGCCCTATAAAGCGAATGGGAGCGCGAGGGACCGAGTCCCTCGCATTCTACTCGAAAAACTGCGCCGTCAGCTGGCGGCGGACAGGCTGCGGTAATCGAACACGCGGCGGGCCTTGCCCTGGCTGCGCTCGATGGCCCCGCACGGCAGCGCCTGCACGGCGCAGGAAATGCCGATCACCTTCTTGATGTGCGCCGAAAGGCTGCGGCAGCAGGGCTCGGCGGCGGAAGGTTCCACCCCCGGCTTGGCTTCCACCACCACGGTGAGCGAATCGAGCCGCCCCTCGCGGCGGATTTCCAGCCGGTAGTGGGGCGCAAGCGCCGCCTCCTTGAGCAGCAGCTCCTCGATCTGCGAGGGAAAGACGTTGACGCCGCGGATGATCATCATGTCGTCCGAGCGGCCCGAAATGCGCTCGAACCGGCGCATGGTGCGGGAGGTGCCCGGCAGCAGGCGGGTGAGGTCGCGCGTGCGGTAGCGCAGCACCGGCAGGGCCTCCTTGGTGAGCGTGGTGAACACCAGCTCGCCGAGGCTCCCCTCCGGCAGCACCTCGCCGGTTTCGGGATCGACGATCTCGGGGTAGAAGTGGTCTTCCCAGATGGTCGGGCCGTCCTTGGCGTCGGCGCATTCCATGGCGACGCCGGGGCCCATCACCTCGGAGAGGCCGTAGATATCGACCGCATCGATGCCGAAGGTCTCCTCGATCTCGCGGCGCATGGCCTCGGTCCACGGCTCAGCCCCGTGCACGCCGATCTTCAGCGAAGACTGGCGCGGGTCCAGCCCCTGACGGCGGAATTCGTCCGCGATCGCCAGCATGTAGGAGGGCGTCACCATGATGACGCGGGGCTGGAAGTCCTGGATCAGCTGCACTTGGCGTTCGGTCGCGCCGCCCGACATGGGGACGACGCAGCAGCCGAGCTTTTCCGCGCCGTAATGCGCGCCGAGCCCGCCGGTGAACAGGCCATAGCCGTAGGCCACATGCACCGTATCACCCGGCCGCGCCCCCGCCGCATGGAGGGAGCGGGCGATGAGGCCCGCCCAGGTGTCGATGTCGTTCTTCGTGTAGCCGACGACGGTCGGCTTGCCGGTGGTGCCGCTGGAGGCATGAAGGCGGGCGAGCCTTTCTTTCGGCACGGCAAACAGGCCGAAGGGATAGTTGGCCCGCAGGTCCGCCTTGGTGGTGAAGGGCAGGAGGCGGATGTCCTCCAGCGATTTGATGTCGTCCGGGTGGACGCCCTTTTCCTCCAGCTTCCGCCGGTAGAACGGCACGTTCTGGTAGGCATGGCGCACGGTCCACTTCAACCGCTCCAGCTGGAGGGCCGAGAGTTCGTCCTGGCTGGCGGTTTCGATGGCGTCCAGTCCTGCAGCGGTTTTGCGGTCAGCCATGGTCCTCTTACCCCTATGAACGTGTTGCCCTTGGCCCCCCGACCGTTTTGCCCCCGGTTATTTCCTCACACCCTCTCGATGATGGTGGCGATGCCCTGCCCGACGCCGATGCACATGGTGCAGAGCGCATAGCGCCCCTTCGTGCGCTGCAACTCCTCGGCAGCGGTGATGAGCAGGCGCGCGCCCGACATGCCGAGCGGATGGCCGAGCGCGATGGCCCCGCCGTTGGGATTGACGCGCGGGTCGTCGTCCGCCAGCCCAAGGTCGCGCAGCACGGCGAGCCCCTGCGCGGCGAAGGCCTCGTTCAGTTCGATCACGTCGATCTGGTCGAGCGTCAGTCCGGCAAGCGCCAGCACCTTGCGGGTGGCAGGCGCGGGGCCCATCCCCATGATGCGCGGTTCGACGCCCGCCACCGCCCCGGCCACGATGCGGGCGCGGGGCGTCAGGCCGTGAAGGCGGGCGGCCTCTTCGCTGGCGATGAGCATGGCCGCCGCGCCGTCGTTGACGCCGGAGGCGTTGCCCGCCGTCACCGTGCCGCCCTCCTTGCGGAAGGGGGTGCCGAGTTTGGCCAGCGCCTCCAGCGTGGTGCCCGCGCGGGGGTGCTCGTCCTGCTCCACCACCGTCACCGCGCCCTTGCGGCCGGGAATGGTGACGGGCACGATCTCGGCAGCCAAGCGGCCGTTGCCTTGCGCCGCCACCGCCTTTTCCTGCGAGCGGACGGCGAAGCGGTCCTGATCCTCGCGGCTGATGCCGAACTGCTCCGCCACGTTCTCGGCGGTCTCAGGCATGGAATCGATGCCGTACTGCTTCTCGATCAGCGGGTTGACGAAGCGCCAGCCGATGGTGGTGTCGTAGATCTCCGCCTTGCGGGAGAAGGGCGAATCGGCCTTCGGCATGACGAAGGGCGCGCGGCTCATGCTCTCGACGCCGCCCGCGATGGCGATCTGCCCCTCGCCGCAGCGGACCATGCGCGCGGCATAGAGCGCCGCGTCCATGCCGGAGCCGCACAGGCGGTTGAGGGTGGTGCCGGGCACTTCTGTCGGCAGGCCGGCGAGCAGCGTTGCCATGCGCGCGACGTTCCGGTTGTCCTCCCCCGCCTGATTGGCGCTGCCGAGCACCACGTCGTCAATGGCGGCCCAGTCCACGCCCAAGTTGCGCTCCATCAGCGCCTTCAAGGGAATGGCGGCCAGATCGTCGGCGCGGACGGCGGACAGCGCGCCGCCGAAGCGGCCGATGGGCGTGCGGATGCCGTCGCAGATGAAGGCGTCAGTCATTCAACCAGAGCTCCTCTTGAGGGCGCGGGTTCGGACGCGTCCTCGATGATTTCACCATTGATGCGGCGCGACAGGCCGCGGAACGTGGCCACCACCGCACCGTCCTGATCGGTGAGGATGGCATCATAAACCCCCGAGCGGCCGCTGGCGGCCTGCCGCCGCGCTTCGGCGGTGAGCCGGTCTCCGGCCGAGACCGGCTTCAGGAACGCGATGCTGCAATGCTGCGCCACGGTGCGCTGGTTGCCCGAATTGCAGGCGAAGGCGAAGGCCGAATCCGCCAGCACGAACATGAACCCCCCATGGCAGGTGCCGTGGCCATTCAGCATGTCTTCCCGCACGGTCATGCTCACCCGCGCCCAGCCGTCGCCCGCCGCGTCGATGGTCATGCCCAGGCCTCTCGATGCCTTGTCCTCGCTGAACATTCTTGCCGCGACGCGCTGCGCCAGCCGGTCCGCTTCGGTTTCGGGCACTCTGCAACTCCCCGGCTGGCTCTGGCATTTTCACCGCGCAAAGCCCCTTGCCGTTAATAATCCGAACGGCCATACTATTAATCGAGGACGAGCCTCTGTCCAGAGGCAAAGACGCAAGCCGGGCCAACAAACCGGGGAGGGCAATTGTGACGACCTATTCCACCATCTCGTACGACTGCATGGACGACATCGCCCGGCTGACGCTGAACCGGCCCGAGAAGC from Pedomonas mirosovicensis includes these protein-coding regions:
- the paaB gene encoding 1,2-phenylacetyl-CoA epoxidase subunit PaaB encodes the protein MNKEWPLWEVFIRSKNGLSHKHAGSVHAADAQMALENARDLYTRRQEGVSLWVVPSAQIVASDPGEADALFEPARDKVYRHPTFYDIPANVKYI
- the paaA gene encoding 1,2-phenylacetyl-CoA epoxidase subunit PaaA is translated as MYTTELDKSAKPAQTTARPEDMERLAAFEARVAADEFIEPKDWMPEGYRKTLIRQMSQHAHSEIVGMLPEGNWITRAPSLRRKLILLAKVQDEAGHGLYLYSATETLGVSRNELVEALLSGKAKYSTIFNYPTLTWADIGAIGWLVDGAAIMNQIPLQRCSYGPYARAMVRICKEESFHQRQGYEIMCALMKGTEAQKRMAQDALNRWWWPSLMMFGPPDDNSPNSAQSMAWRIKRNSNDELRQKFVDITVPQAEAIGLTVPDPDLRWNEDKQGYDFGPIDWEEFYAVVRGEGPVAKERIAARRKAWDEGAWVREAASAHAAKVEARRQADAA
- the paaK gene encoding phenylacetate--CoA ligase PaaK encodes the protein MADRKTAAGLDAIETASQDELSALQLERLKWTVRHAYQNVPFYRRKLEEKGVHPDDIKSLEDIRLLPFTTKADLRANYPFGLFAVPKERLARLHASSGTTGKPTVVGYTKNDIDTWAGLIARSLHAAGARPGDTVHVAYGYGLFTGGLGAHYGAEKLGCCVVPMSGGATERQVQLIQDFQPRVIMVTPSYMLAIADEFRRQGLDPRQSSLKIGVHGAEPWTEAMRREIEETFGIDAVDIYGLSEVMGPGVAMECADAKDGPTIWEDHFYPEIVDPETGEVLPEGSLGELVFTTLTKEALPVLRYRTRDLTRLLPGTSRTMRRFERISGRSDDMMIIRGVNVFPSQIEELLLKEAALAPHYRLEIRREGRLDSLTVVVEAKPGVEPSAAEPCCRSLSAHIKKVIGISCAVQALPCGAIERSQGKARRVFDYRSLSAAS
- the pcaF gene encoding 3-oxoadipyl-CoA thiolase, which encodes MTDAFICDGIRTPIGRFGGALSAVRADDLAAIPLKALMERNLGVDWAAIDDVVLGSANQAGEDNRNVARMATLLAGLPTEVPGTTLNRLCGSGMDAALYAARMVRCGEGQIAIAGGVESMSRAPFVMPKADSPFSRKAEIYDTTIGWRFVNPLIEKQYGIDSMPETAENVAEQFGISREDQDRFAVRSQEKAVAAQGNGRLAAEIVPVTIPGRKGAVTVVEQDEHPRAGTTLEALAKLGTPFRKEGGTVTAGNASGVNDGAAAMLIASEEAARLHGLTPRARIVAGAVAGVEPRIMGMGPAPATRKVLALAGLTLDQIDVIELNEAFAAQGLAVLRDLGLADDDPRVNPNGGAIALGHPLGMSGARLLITAAEELQRTKGRYALCTMCIGVGQGIATIIERV
- the paaI gene encoding hydroxyphenylacetyl-CoA thioesterase PaaI, whose protein sequence is MPETEADRLAQRVAARMFSEDKASRGLGMTIDAAGDGWARVSMTVREDMLNGHGTCHGGFMFVLADSAFAFACNSGNQRTVAQHCSIAFLKPVSAGDRLTAEARRQAASGRSGVYDAILTDQDGAVVATFRGLSRRINGEIIEDASEPAPSRGALVE